One stretch of Danio rerio strain Tuebingen ecotype United States chromosome 6, GRCz12tu, whole genome shotgun sequence DNA includes these proteins:
- the polg2 gene encoding DNA polymerase subunit gamma-2 isoform X2, producing the protein MLAYLFNSLQRLKKTDSKQKLHQRTVLKLHPALTPVKVALDIGRGSNSELRQVCEGLLQEFLEVGISTWPGYLDTKSLENLNTKYDEMGVLFTVMVSESTLKSGLLLVRNRDTTIRETMHISEIKCFLLKYISASENH; encoded by the exons ATGCTGGCTTACCTGTTTAATTCACTTCAACGGCTAAAGAAAACTGACAGCAAACAGAAGCTTCATCAGAGGACA gttttGAAGCTCCATCCTGCTTTAACTCCAGTAAAAGTGGCCTTGGATATAGGACGAGGATCTAATTCAGAACTTAGACAG GTTTGTGAGGGTTTGCTTCAAGAATTTCTTGAAGTTGGAATTTCCACATGGCCTGGATACTTGGACACAAAGTCTCTGGAGAATTTGAACACAAA GTATGATGAGATGGGTGTCCTCTTTACAGTGATGGTCAGTGAGAGCACACTAAAAAGTGGCCTTCTGTTGGTCCGTAACAGAGACACCACCATTAGAGAGACTATGCATATTTCAGAAATCAAATGCTTCCTGCTTAAATACATATCTGCCTCAGAGAATCACTGA